One Pyrofollis japonicus DNA window includes the following coding sequences:
- a CDS encoding nucleotidyltransferase domain-containing protein, whose product MAKKIDVLMAKWFFELRDTWRQAAQIVARAAKALYPEAKVYVIGSVAEDRFTAISDLDILVVLPYDPDPRERLRIKISIMRRAFDEGLPLHYPVDLHIAGPKRLQEYRKYVKRMIRIDDA is encoded by the coding sequence TTGGCAAAGAAGATAGACGTACTGATGGCTAAGTGGTTCTTCGAGCTACGCGATACATGGCGCCAAGCTGCACAAATAGTTGCGCGCGCAGCTAAGGCCCTATATCCTGAGGCAAAGGTCTACGTAATAGGTAGTGTCGCCGAGGACAGGTTCACCGCCATAAGCGACCTAGACATACTTGTCGTTTTACCATATGATCCGGATCCGAGAGAGAGGCTAAGAATAAAGATAAGCATAATGAGGCGGGCATTTGACGAGGGTCTCCCACTACATTATCCGGTAGACCTGCACATCGCGGGGCCTAAGAGGCTACAAGAATATCGGAAATACGTTAAGAGAATGATAAGAATAGACGACGCGTAG
- a CDS encoding CPBP family intramembrane glutamic endopeptidase codes for MLIALLVGIGIWFLVFITGSVVGAVVSQRVRERRAIVAGAATQIVFIAMSLGVAPLAFKDYLIGLGLVGTAYEHVVSALIVSVVAALALMGLQLVTSIDYEPPFAPRSLCEIICIAGILAPLGEETLFRGLLEGYLLLHTGLWIAVVTSAILFSLIHIAPFKDAPRSYLAIILLTALIVGLIAGYYRAVSGSLAPAITTHSVFNIIGAAGYKISKRANP; via the coding sequence TTGTTAATAGCCCTTCTAGTCGGCATAGGTATATGGTTCCTTGTATTCATTACTGGCTCTGTTGTTGGTGCAGTTGTTTCTCAGAGAGTTCGCGAGCGCAGAGCTATTGTCGCTGGGGCTGCGACACAGATAGTATTCATAGCTATGAGCCTTGGCGTGGCACCTCTCGCCTTTAAAGACTATTTGATAGGCTTGGGCCTGGTCGGCACAGCTTACGAGCACGTTGTGAGCGCTCTCATAGTCTCAGTGGTTGCCGCTCTCGCATTGATGGGTCTGCAGCTAGTGACTAGCATCGACTACGAGCCGCCGTTTGCTCCTAGGAGTCTCTGCGAAATAATCTGCATAGCGGGCATCCTGGCACCGCTTGGTGAGGAGACATTGTTCCGCGGCCTCCTAGAAGGCTACCTACTGCTTCACACTGGGCTATGGATCGCGGTAGTTACGTCTGCTATACTCTTCTCCCTCATACACATAGCACCGTTCAAGGATGCCCCGAGGAGCTACTTAGCGATAATATTGCTTACAGCCCTCATAGTGGGTCTCATAGCGGGATACTATAGAGCCGTCAGCGGCTCCCTGGCACCAGCGATAACCACGCACTCGGTCTTCAACATCATAGGGGCCGCTGGCTATAAGATAAGCAAGCGTGCCAACCCATAG
- a CDS encoding HEPN domain-containing protein has translation MSHIDEYKVMVTRSKGFLDLAREAYRRKQYDLAVFLAEQAVQLRIKAALLRIAGYYPRVHGIRLLLGEPSKTVGDKAGDKIKQFIAEKRSLLSELEGRLPRCKVCS, from the coding sequence GTGAGCCACATAGACGAATACAAGGTAATGGTCACTCGGAGCAAGGGGTTCCTAGACCTCGCCAGGGAGGCCTACCGTAGGAAGCAGTACGATTTGGCGGTCTTCCTGGCCGAGCAAGCAGTACAGTTAAGGATAAAGGCGGCACTACTGCGCATCGCGGGCTATTATCCAAGAGTTCACGGAATCAGACTGCTTCTCGGAGAACCTTCAAAGACCGTTGGAGACAAGGCTGGTGATAAAATAAAGCAGTTTATCGCGGAGAAACGCTCACTCCTATCAGAACTAGAAGGACGCCTACCTCGTTGCAAGGTATGCTCCTAA
- a CDS encoding nucleotidyltransferase domain-containing protein, translated as MQSSSYTSIAEVYVIGSVAEDNYIAASDLDLLIVTNSPPQTPREEAEAKTRIEELANLPIHHPLEIHFAGRIEKENGSRGQGRP; from the coding sequence ATGCAATCAAGCAGCTATACCTCGATTGCAGAGGTCTATGTTATTGGGAGCGTTGCAGAGGACAATTATATTGCGGCGAGCGACCTAGACTTACTAATAGTCACCAATAGTCCTCCCCAGACGCCACGCGAAGAGGCAGAGGCTAAGACAAGGATAGAGGAGCTGGCAAACCTGCCCATTCATCATCCGCTTGAGATACACTTTGCTGGCAGAATAGAGAAGGAAAATGGCTCAAGAGGTCAAGGAAGGCCATAA
- a CDS encoding PaREP1 family protein — translation MTANTELLEKPLPKPRRDLAAYASARTLEALLESLLALRFLEQGYTRNAASKAFQAWQALTATILALFQDEITKEPPEKEAKGVKEKALTRIPTTRLKALGQLIEKHIPYYAHLTSTALDLHDYQYHGPDPDTELSKYRSRIEAARDIAMLLDKLVELIERYVKPELEHRGRWSKEHEQALQELLREFKRRGQK, via the coding sequence ATGACTGCCAACACAGAGCTATTAGAGAAGCCATTACCCAAGCCTAGGAGAGACCTAGCAGCCTATGCTTCTGCACGAACCCTTGAAGCACTACTAGAGTCCCTCCTCGCCCTAAGATTTCTAGAGCAAGGCTACACGAGAAACGCAGCCAGCAAAGCCTTCCAGGCGTGGCAAGCACTAACCGCTACAATACTAGCCCTCTTCCAGGATGAGATAACAAAGGAGCCACCCGAGAAGGAGGCCAAGGGGGTAAAGGAGAAAGCACTAACACGTATACCAACCACCCGACTCAAAGCACTCGGCCAACTAATAGAGAAACACATACCCTACTATGCGCACCTCACAAGCACCGCGCTTGACCTCCACGACTACCAGTATCACGGCCCGGATCCTGACACAGAGCTGAGCAAATACCGTAGCCGCATAGAAGCGGCAAGAGACATCGCGATGCTGTTAGACAAACTGGTAGAGCTTATAGAAAGATACGTAAAGCCTGAGCTAGAGCATAGAGGAAGATGGAGTAAAGAGCACGAACAAGCATTACAAGAGCTATTAAGAGAATTTAAAAGAAGAGGGCAAAAATAA
- a CDS encoding DUF711 family protein, which yields MRNEKAEVRAVVVHAVVHDWSSEGVAEAIRRASSYVREAARMLEERTGIRVDSMRVTLPPSPLSADKTVEVLRGARHALEEGIYYSLLHMEAIDVEPKHVLEVLGLGEKVYAGIATPAPVEEATKILYEVAKHPDKATRLAIIIPGFVESPYFPAGSSLGPVYGLTISLLYPKMLEDRDLYEGFSDVSDLVVELDQHLVDIADELGIEYRGMDLSLSPWMDHSVARVIEQASGKKIGDIGVAPVIREVEELIDELCLDVSCTGFNQVMLPVAEDNVLKERVAEGSLDLYKLLHLTYACVAGLDMVLVPQEKWSKELASAILAELVAAQELKNKPLGARVVAVNAEPGEWISIGDFGETPVARI from the coding sequence TTGAGAAATGAGAAGGCAGAGGTACGCGCTGTTGTAGTTCACGCTGTTGTACATGACTGGAGCAGCGAAGGCGTTGCAGAAGCTATTCGCCGCGCCTCCAGCTATGTGCGCGAGGCTGCACGGATGCTCGAGGAGAGAACGGGCATACGCGTTGATAGTATGCGCGTAACTTTGCCTCCTTCTCCTCTAAGCGCCGACAAGACTGTCGAGGTTCTCCGCGGAGCTCGCCACGCCCTCGAGGAGGGCATCTACTACTCCCTGCTCCACATGGAGGCCATAGATGTTGAGCCCAAACACGTATTAGAGGTGCTTGGCCTCGGAGAGAAGGTGTATGCTGGCATAGCTACGCCTGCGCCAGTCGAGGAGGCCACGAAGATTCTCTACGAGGTCGCTAAGCACCCGGATAAGGCGACAAGGCTGGCGATAATTATACCCGGGTTTGTCGAGTCTCCCTACTTCCCGGCAGGGTCGAGCCTGGGGCCCGTCTACGGGTTAACGATCTCGCTCCTCTACCCGAAGATGCTTGAGGACAGGGATCTCTACGAGGGGTTCAGCGACGTCTCAGACCTCGTAGTGGAGCTCGACCAGCACCTCGTAGACATCGCGGACGAGCTGGGCATAGAGTATCGGGGCATGGACCTCTCGCTCTCGCCCTGGATGGATCACAGCGTAGCACGCGTAATAGAGCAGGCGTCGGGCAAAAAGATAGGCGATATAGGAGTCGCGCCCGTGATAAGAGAAGTTGAGGAGCTCATAGACGAGCTCTGCCTAGACGTCTCCTGCACCGGGTTCAACCAGGTAATGCTGCCAGTAGCCGAGGACAATGTGCTAAAAGAGAGGGTCGCTGAGGGAAGCCTAGACCTTTACAAGCTACTACACCTTACATATGCGTGCGTAGCCGGGCTCGACATGGTACTAGTACCCCAAGAGAAGTGGAGCAAGGAACTAGCCTCGGCGATCCTAGCCGAGCTCGTGGCCGCCCAGGAGCTGAAGAACAAGCCACTCGGAGCCAGAGTAGTCGCAGTTAACGCGGAGCCCGGTGAGTGGATAAGCATAGGAGACTTCGGAGAAACACCCGTCGCAAGAATATAA
- the pfdA gene encoding prefoldin subunit alpha: protein MAVQTTNQEKLRKLQDELRSLIAQADQLRAQIDIINATIQDLAASIEVLEYIKKYGEGKTVLVPIGAGNFIRAKIEKPDKVIMGVGGRLSVEVEIDDARKMIEERISTLEDLRLDLLRKLEEINRRINEILPQVEQLARQEQSK, encoded by the coding sequence GTGGCCGTGCAGACCACGAACCAGGAAAAGCTTAGGAAGCTCCAAGACGAGCTAAGAAGCCTAATAGCGCAAGCAGATCAGCTAAGAGCACAAATAGACATAATTAACGCTACAATACAAGACCTAGCAGCAAGCATAGAGGTACTAGAATACATAAAGAAGTACGGCGAAGGCAAGACCGTGCTCGTCCCAATAGGCGCTGGGAACTTCATACGAGCAAAGATAGAGAAGCCAGACAAGGTAATCATGGGCGTAGGCGGTAGGCTCAGCGTCGAAGTAGAAATAGACGATGCACGCAAGATGATAGAGGAAAGAATCTCAACCCTTGAGGACCTTAGGCTCGACCTCCTAAGGAAGCTCGAAGAAATAAACAGAAGGATCAACGAAATACTCCCACAAGTAGAACAGCTAGCCAGACAAGAACAATCAAAGTAA
- a CDS encoding prefoldin subunit, which produces MSKNVAGLLELLQQLNSVRREIVLLRSRIHELREAKKILENREPRQVFREIGGLVIEVSLEDAMRYIDDELELLELRLKKLEEEEKKLSQQIRELEKALSIGP; this is translated from the coding sequence ATGAGCAAGAATGTGGCCGGGCTCCTCGAATTGCTTCAGCAGCTAAACAGTGTTAGGAGGGAGATAGTCCTTCTTCGCTCAAGAATCCACGAGCTAAGAGAGGCTAAGAAGATACTAGAGAATAGGGAGCCTCGCCAAGTATTTCGCGAAATAGGAGGCCTCGTGATAGAGGTTAGCTTAGAGGACGCTATGCGCTACATAGACGATGAGCTGGAGCTTCTGGAGCTGCGGCTAAAGAAGCTCGAGGAAGAGGAGAAGAAGCTGAGTCAGCAGATACGAGAGCTCGAGAAAGCATTATCGATAGGGCCTTAA
- a CDS encoding ADP-ribosylglycohydrolase family protein, with protein sequence MVLAYGSPRVLGEGVVRDILLAASLGESIGMARSLGLESPGVLLGDLYAYGSITDSMLILIDVLIDNCGFNPEDFAAELAERADIYNPLRMYDSGTAEAIIKIRQGIPWWVAREQIIERSSRVDAAARGLPVALFYSTQRLVATMSVAQAMVTHIDEHDLEAARLYAVAVHSLLHGEVQPDDLPFVLHDMTENKLIKEALIRVPDLLDEPEEKAAKLLLLVPCTSPHPLAVAIYSALRYKSPVKAAVHAASICGHSNNTVPAASMAAALAATINGLGKDYEEARRLESYQVIAEKARELVKAARQCKEYDTEADS encoded by the coding sequence TTGGTCTTGGCATACGGTTCTCCCCGGGTTCTAGGAGAAGGAGTCGTAAGGGATATCTTGCTCGCAGCGTCCCTCGGCGAGTCCATAGGCATGGCTAGGAGCCTCGGCCTCGAATCACCCGGCGTCCTCCTCGGAGACCTCTATGCCTACGGATCCATAACTGACTCGATGCTCATACTCATAGACGTCCTCATAGACAATTGCGGGTTTAACCCCGAGGACTTCGCGGCCGAGCTGGCCGAGAGGGCTGACATCTACAATCCGCTCCGAATGTATGATTCCGGCACAGCCGAGGCAATTATCAAGATAAGGCAGGGGATACCCTGGTGGGTTGCAAGGGAGCAAATCATTGAGCGTTCTTCACGCGTAGATGCAGCTGCCCGCGGGCTCCCCGTAGCTCTCTTCTACTCCACACAGCGCCTAGTAGCTACAATGTCTGTTGCACAAGCAATGGTGACTCATATAGATGAACATGACTTGGAGGCCGCGAGGCTCTACGCCGTAGCAGTACACTCACTACTCCACGGCGAGGTGCAGCCTGATGACCTACCCTTCGTACTACACGACATGACCGAGAACAAGCTCATAAAAGAGGCGCTCATCCGCGTCCCCGACCTCCTAGACGAGCCCGAAGAGAAAGCAGCAAAACTCCTCCTCCTAGTGCCATGCACATCGCCTCACCCACTCGCAGTAGCGATATACTCCGCGCTACGATACAAGTCACCAGTCAAGGCTGCTGTGCATGCTGCATCTATCTGCGGCCATAGCAACAACACGGTACCAGCGGCCTCAATGGCAGCAGCGCTCGCGGCAACAATAAACGGGCTAGGCAAGGACTACGAGGAGGCAAGAAGGCTCGAATCATACCAAGTAATAGCCGAGAAGGCAAGGGAACTAGTCAAGGCAGCAAGACAGTGCAAAGAATACGATACAGAAGCCGACTCATAA
- a CDS encoding formate dehydrogenase accessory sulfurtransferase FdhD: MSSVEVSGIPVAADYRVEVRLEAKKLGVTRSAPFLLDYLATGLALSRGKIMCGGYVGVERVEKLGKTGIIVYGTTMRMRGERCVEKPERLSLRLLNSIYRDFSTRLPKRGCPIAVHRLAFYTLGSRGHVFRFFVVDPSRHAAAYKLAGIISALSSKLPNEPGVVVSTGRLSDDMVRALSRAGIRVVISFHHPLLSGLLEAKKLGVTLALQDPHTGKLRAFGGNTPVDE; this comes from the coding sequence ATGTCGTCGGTAGAGGTCTCTGGTATACCAGTCGCTGCTGACTACAGAGTAGAGGTGAGGCTTGAAGCCAAGAAGCTTGGTGTCACGCGCTCTGCGCCCTTCCTTCTAGACTATCTTGCAACCGGGCTCGCCTTATCCCGGGGCAAGATCATGTGCGGAGGCTACGTTGGCGTCGAGCGGGTTGAAAAACTCGGAAAAACGGGCATAATCGTCTACGGCACTACTATGCGTATGCGCGGGGAGCGCTGCGTAGAGAAGCCGGAGCGGCTCAGTCTCCGACTACTCAATAGCATTTATCGAGACTTTTCTACGCGTCTACCGAAGCGTGGCTGCCCTATAGCTGTTCACAGGCTTGCCTTCTACACCTTAGGTAGTAGAGGCCATGTTTTCCGCTTCTTTGTGGTCGATCCCAGTAGGCATGCAGCAGCATATAAGCTGGCTGGCATTATATCGGCGCTTTCGTCGAAACTCCCTAATGAGCCCGGAGTAGTTGTTTCAACAGGCAGGCTTTCCGACGATATGGTGCGGGCACTGTCTCGTGCAGGTATACGCGTAGTTATTAGCTTTCATCACCCCTTGCTTAGTGGGCTGCTAGAGGCTAAGAAGCTTGGAGTAACACTTGCTCTTCAAGACCCTCATACTGGTAAACTACGGGCATTTGGAGGGAACACGCCCGTTGATGAATAA
- a CDS encoding molybdopterin-dependent oxidoreductase, translated as MDKNNMRSRDTFFEAPRITRREVIKILSALTAAAAAEVAGVPIAKAQHRVPPGFKVPGRAEEKPGLESMEAVKAICTWCSVGCSIIFYRKNGEVVFATGDPGSPLNKGHLCPKGQASTDLMYSPLRLKYPIIREGPRPRPEEVMRIKDAKDLEALLKKYMPRWRVVDWDTAFHYIAEKLRSLLSSSARGKTWGPVHSDGYYYKGNYFPIMVLAGAKHLNEEAYIIRKLTMLVGSNNIDHDARKCHSTTVAGLAATFGFGAQTQSFPDNSYVAAYLVFGGNPAEAHPVGFSHVMEGKEAGTLTLIVVDPKMGRTAAKADLFAFFRPGSDIAFLYYLLHYAFYERNPPIDQLDTFREYVKRLNVDMDEISKFKQIVKHFDAEQVSNITGIPVDRLRQIAKTFVENSGVTTGFKKFATIQWAMGLTQHHVGTQFIRMAAVTQLALGNMGYPGGGVNPYRGHSNVQGTTDLCILSHIFPGYVKVPTSTKQIRAYQEWKNQGFPDAFTWAPSQNTCKALGLSCTDCSSDGSYCRLKVNSSALLWSWWFMNWRRFELSMGIFVGTDPEDKPWDENSKAISDLPFTKGYTELTWWMGNLLDKLPGSDEPVLRGMFIFAENPAVSSPNTLIDYAAWGNMDLVVVSDIFFSETAFFADVVLPAASHYEKEGSITNSNRWIMWTERVKEPPGDAKPDLWIYVKLWHYLREVAGIRLPSEVAGKRVERVIFYRPDLGMKKPVEVYRRKIEPFMDYSNPGHRYPDYAETDTELIYREIDLAVDLYSGMYDWAAMKPLAKRLSAAPRSPSDIDGLWDYITVNGRPYRIWKDWGVTWPKNVRILYNLDGLEKVAGKTASFTMDRSKYALPLDFNDEKGNPVPDGAVLKITGETGEIRDAKLGYWRPAFIPGHNFFLGKFYKRGWAGHWYKVNGKKARIFADIFTGAYHASELVREAKVTGKLVLVYEDGTVEIKTAEELGFHCPICETFYYDPELVMMGKANFKRPYYKGQVKLPNGKTLVYVGTYDWAVGGLHKKFTDELKTCYSSSHDLKACIASMIAKYGDWYVVEDGGALKGINLDYPWHFEPVESPSIDLWLEYPPFAWRSPHNKKMFEHFKEEMNFVPTELPLPEGASPVVVTTNRLTEHWHTGIMTRSLQRLAMLFPEPFVEIPRELAEKLGIRNGDIVEIGNRRARIYLRALITNRAPKLRIAGKEVYVVNIPWHWGFSGLHASTSIANFLTGDYMDTTTTMQESKVFLAYIKKATKDKYVYMKVSEFIKTAKSIDFIPSNS; from the coding sequence TTGGATAAAAACAATATGCGCAGCAGGGACACCTTCTTTGAAGCACCGAGAATAACCCGTCGAGAAGTCATCAAGATTCTCAGCGCGTTGACAGCTGCTGCAGCCGCCGAGGTGGCCGGTGTACCAATTGCTAAGGCACAGCATCGTGTCCCACCAGGCTTCAAGGTGCCAGGCAGAGCTGAGGAAAAGCCCGGCTTAGAGTCAATGGAAGCCGTTAAGGCTATTTGCACCTGGTGTTCCGTGGGCTGTAGCATAATATTCTATCGCAAGAACGGCGAAGTAGTGTTTGCAACCGGTGACCCTGGTAGCCCGCTAAACAAGGGCCACTTATGCCCCAAGGGCCAGGCCAGCACAGATCTAATGTACAGTCCTCTACGTCTCAAATATCCGATTATACGGGAGGGGCCTAGGCCTAGGCCCGAGGAGGTAATGAGAATAAAGGATGCCAAGGATCTGGAGGCTCTTCTAAAGAAATACATGCCCCGCTGGCGAGTTGTTGACTGGGACACGGCATTCCACTACATAGCTGAGAAGCTCCGCAGCCTGTTATCATCTAGTGCGCGCGGCAAGACCTGGGGCCCGGTACACAGCGATGGATACTACTACAAGGGCAACTATTTCCCCATCATGGTTCTTGCTGGCGCTAAGCACCTCAACGAAGAGGCTTATATCATACGCAAGCTAACAATGCTCGTCGGGAGCAACAACATAGACCACGATGCGAGAAAGTGCCACTCGACAACGGTAGCCGGGCTAGCAGCGACTTTCGGGTTCGGTGCCCAGACACAGAGCTTCCCTGACAACAGCTATGTGGCAGCATACCTCGTGTTCGGAGGCAATCCAGCTGAGGCCCACCCCGTCGGCTTCAGCCACGTAATGGAGGGCAAGGAGGCGGGAACACTAACGCTCATAGTCGTCGACCCCAAGATGGGCAGGACAGCGGCCAAGGCTGACCTCTTCGCATTCTTCCGCCCTGGAAGCGACATAGCGTTCCTATACTATCTGCTCCACTACGCGTTCTACGAGAGGAACCCGCCCATAGACCAGCTGGACACATTCAGGGAGTACGTTAAGAGACTAAACGTAGATATGGATGAGATAAGCAAGTTTAAGCAAATAGTCAAGCACTTTGACGCGGAACAGGTCTCGAACATAACCGGTATACCTGTTGACAGGCTGCGCCAGATAGCTAAGACCTTCGTCGAGAACAGTGGCGTAACTACAGGATTCAAGAAGTTCGCGACAATACAGTGGGCTATGGGCCTGACACAGCACCATGTAGGCACACAGTTCATACGAATGGCCGCTGTGACCCAGCTAGCCCTAGGCAACATGGGTTATCCCGGTGGCGGAGTAAACCCGTACCGCGGCCACAGCAACGTACAGGGCACAACTGATCTCTGTATATTGAGCCACATATTCCCAGGCTATGTCAAGGTGCCGACCAGTACTAAGCAGATACGGGCCTACCAGGAGTGGAAGAACCAGGGCTTCCCCGACGCCTTCACCTGGGCGCCAAGCCAGAACACGTGCAAGGCGCTCGGTCTCTCCTGCACTGATTGCTCGAGCGATGGAAGCTACTGCAGGCTCAAGGTGAACAGCTCTGCCCTTCTCTGGTCATGGTGGTTTATGAACTGGAGGCGCTTCGAGCTATCCATGGGCATATTCGTCGGCACTGATCCAGAGGACAAGCCCTGGGACGAGAACAGCAAGGCGATAAGCGATCTCCCGTTTACCAAGGGCTATACTGAGCTAACGTGGTGGATGGGCAACCTCCTAGACAAGCTACCGGGCAGCGACGAGCCAGTCCTAAGAGGAATGTTCATATTTGCAGAGAATCCTGCAGTGAGCAGCCCCAACACGCTCATAGACTACGCTGCTTGGGGTAACATGGACCTCGTCGTGGTCAGTGACATATTCTTTTCCGAGACAGCGTTCTTCGCAGACGTAGTGCTCCCAGCGGCATCCCATTACGAGAAGGAGGGCAGCATAACTAACAGCAACCGCTGGATAATGTGGACAGAGCGCGTCAAGGAGCCTCCCGGAGACGCTAAGCCAGACCTATGGATATACGTAAAGCTATGGCATTACCTGCGCGAAGTGGCCGGGATAAGGCTTCCAAGTGAGGTCGCTGGCAAGCGGGTCGAGAGGGTAATATTCTACCGGCCGGACCTCGGCATGAAGAAGCCCGTAGAGGTGTATCGCAGAAAGATAGAGCCGTTCATGGATTACAGTAACCCAGGCCACCGCTACCCCGACTATGCGGAGACTGACACGGAGCTAATCTATCGCGAAATAGACCTCGCCGTAGACCTTTACAGCGGCATGTACGACTGGGCAGCGATGAAGCCGCTGGCCAAGAGGCTCTCAGCAGCACCGCGCTCGCCGAGCGATATTGATGGGCTATGGGACTACATAACGGTGAACGGTAGGCCGTACCGTATATGGAAGGACTGGGGAGTAACATGGCCCAAGAATGTGAGAATACTCTACAACCTTGACGGCCTAGAAAAAGTGGCGGGCAAGACAGCGAGCTTCACCATGGATAGGAGCAAGTACGCACTACCACTAGACTTCAACGATGAGAAGGGCAACCCGGTGCCAGACGGAGCAGTGCTAAAGATAACCGGCGAGACCGGCGAGATAAGGGACGCCAAGCTGGGCTATTGGCGCCCCGCCTTCATACCGGGACACAACTTCTTCCTAGGTAAGTTCTACAAGCGTGGATGGGCAGGTCACTGGTACAAGGTTAACGGCAAGAAGGCAAGAATATTTGCAGACATCTTCACCGGGGCCTACCACGCCTCCGAGCTGGTAAGGGAGGCCAAGGTCACGGGCAAGCTGGTGCTCGTTTACGAGGACGGCACGGTCGAGATAAAGACTGCTGAGGAGCTGGGCTTCCACTGCCCAATATGCGAGACATTCTACTATGACCCAGAGCTAGTAATGATGGGCAAAGCTAACTTCAAGAGACCGTACTACAAGGGACAAGTGAAGCTACCCAACGGCAAGACATTGGTCTACGTAGGTACCTATGACTGGGCAGTAGGCGGGCTGCACAAGAAATTCACGGATGAACTCAAGACATGCTACAGCTCGTCTCATGACCTGAAGGCGTGCATAGCCTCGATGATAGCGAAGTATGGCGACTGGTACGTAGTAGAGGACGGCGGAGCCCTCAAGGGGATCAACCTTGACTATCCATGGCACTTTGAGCCCGTTGAGTCGCCGAGCATCGACCTATGGCTAGAGTATCCGCCATTCGCCTGGAGATCACCGCATAACAAGAAGATGTTCGAGCACTTCAAGGAGGAAATGAACTTCGTCCCAACGGAACTACCCCTACCCGAAGGAGCCTCACCAGTAGTAGTAACAACCAATAGGCTCACCGAGCACTGGCACACCGGTATAATGACGCGCTCACTGCAGAGACTGGCAATGCTGTTCCCCGAGCCCTTCGTAGAGATACCTAGGGAGCTTGCCGAAAAGCTCGGAATAAGGAACGGCGACATCGTGGAGATAGGCAATCGCCGTGCAAGAATCTATCTAAGGGCGCTCATCACTAACAGGGCACCGAAGCTAAGGATTGCTGGCAAAGAGGTATACGTGGTCAATATTCCGTGGCATTGGGGGTTCAGCGGCCTCCACGCATCCACATCAATAGCTAACTTCTTGACAGGCGACTACATGGACACTACAACAACTATGCAGGAGTCCAAGGTCTTCCTAGCATACATCAAGAAGGCCACTAAGGACAAGTATGTCTACATGAAGGTCTCAGAGTTCATTAAGACAGCCAAGTCGATCGACTTTATTCCCTCAAATAGCTAA
- a CDS encoding 4Fe-4S dicluster domain-containing protein: MAVKVKGKAMLFDAEKCIACRACEIACLEWNNLPGDDTEFSPTYTNPQYVTSRTWTTIIFHELFGSNGKPPLWVFTKLQCFHCLQPTCVEVCPTRALHVDSETGAVVWDGSKCIGCGYCEVACPFGIVKLNKEANTIDKCTFCNDRIKNGIPPACAQACPTGALVFGDYDEIRAKAEALDKEGRYVYGLREVGGTRYMIALPKGVRPKDVGLPSASTREPAYALSNTGKDNYSSFSGKILAEWVAIGAVGGAILAGLVKSRKGEEEKKE, translated from the coding sequence GTGGCCGTGAAGGTTAAAGGAAAAGCAATGCTCTTTGACGCGGAGAAGTGCATAGCTTGCAGGGCTTGTGAGATAGCGTGTCTAGAGTGGAACAACCTACCAGGCGACGACACGGAGTTCAGCCCGACCTATACGAACCCGCAATACGTTACATCAAGGACGTGGACAACCATAATATTCCACGAGCTCTTCGGCAGCAACGGCAAGCCACCGCTATGGGTGTTCACGAAGCTCCAGTGCTTCCACTGCCTCCAGCCAACATGTGTAGAGGTCTGTCCGACCAGGGCGCTACACGTTGACTCAGAGACAGGAGCAGTAGTATGGGATGGCAGCAAGTGTATTGGCTGCGGCTACTGCGAAGTAGCGTGTCCATTTGGCATAGTCAAGCTCAACAAGGAGGCGAACACGATTGACAAGTGTACGTTCTGCAATGACAGGATAAAGAATGGCATACCGCCGGCATGTGCACAGGCATGCCCGACGGGAGCGCTTGTGTTCGGCGACTATGACGAGATAAGGGCGAAGGCAGAAGCCCTTGACAAGGAGGGGCGCTACGTCTATGGTCTCCGCGAGGTCGGTGGGACAAGATACATGATAGCCCTGCCCAAGGGTGTCAGGCCGAAGGACGTCGGATTACCATCAGCGTCTACCAGGGAGCCTGCATACGCATTGTCGAACACCGGGAAGGACAACTATAGCTCGTTTAGCGGGAAGATTCTCGCGGAGTGGGTGGCTATAGGTGCTGTTGGTGGAGCTATTTTGGCTGGCCTGGTAAAGTCCCGGAAAGGTGAAGAGGAAAAGAAAGAGTAG